Proteins encoded in a region of the Paucibacter sediminis genome:
- a CDS encoding LytR/AlgR family response regulator transcription factor: protein MHLQPALKVLIVDDEPLARMRLRGLVESCAEPHAEVVAEAGTASQAQQWLRDHGCDLILLDVQMPGPDGLQLADALREREPRPAVVFVTAHAEHALRAFELEAIDYLTKPVRRERLQAALARVAQRIAERAAARSQQGAADAAAEGPVINISDRGRLIRVPLAEVLYFKAELKYLTLRTASQSYVMDGSLSELEQRLGERFLRVHRNALVAKAAVRELERHAPSDGGSPEAAEAGEASEGAEGWAVRVATVNEWLSVSRRQVAAVREALAAASG from the coding sequence ATGCACCTGCAGCCCGCCCTCAAGGTCCTGATCGTCGACGACGAACCGCTCGCCCGTATGCGCCTGCGCGGCCTGGTGGAGAGCTGCGCCGAGCCGCATGCCGAGGTGGTGGCCGAGGCCGGCACCGCCTCGCAGGCCCAGCAATGGCTGCGCGACCATGGCTGCGACCTGATCCTGCTGGACGTGCAGATGCCCGGCCCGGATGGCCTGCAGCTCGCCGACGCGCTGCGCGAGCGCGAGCCGCGGCCGGCGGTGGTGTTCGTCACCGCCCATGCCGAGCATGCCTTGCGCGCCTTCGAACTGGAGGCGATCGACTACCTCACCAAGCCGGTGCGGCGCGAGCGCCTGCAGGCGGCGCTGGCGCGCGTGGCTCAGCGCATCGCCGAGCGCGCCGCCGCCCGGTCGCAGCAGGGCGCCGCCGACGCGGCCGCCGAGGGCCCGGTGATCAATATCAGCGACCGCGGCCGCCTGATCCGCGTGCCGCTGGCCGAGGTGCTGTACTTCAAGGCCGAGCTCAAGTACCTGACCCTGCGCACCGCCAGCCAGAGCTATGTGATGGACGGCAGCCTCAGCGAGCTCGAGCAGCGCCTGGGCGAGCGCTTTCTGCGCGTGCACCGCAATGCCCTGGTGGCCAAGGCGGCGGTGCGCGAGCTCGAGCGCCACGCCCCCAGCGACGGCGGCAGCCCCGAGGCGGCCGAGGCCGGCGAGGCCAGCGAAGGCGCCGAGGGCTGGGCCGTGCGCGTTGCCACGGTGAACGAATGGCTGTCGGTCTCGCGCCGCCAGGTGGCGGCGGTGCGCGAGGCGCTGGCGGCGGCATCGGGCTGA
- a CDS encoding sensor histidine kinase, translating to MAGKHHNDWHDSRNFTSMLGLAPTPAEVEEQVAPLFDGERVFDVCHVGLVLRAVLGVQALLALGLALAAREPLQWLWWMSSGTVVTLSAVLFWLLLVCGARRPLARLREPWQWAVLLGLGALGASLGWQLLNLASDEPSGWFRQLSVALAGAAMAAMLLYWMKLRERSQRPADALAQLVELQSRIRPHFLFNTLNTAMALVRVDPNRAEAVLEDLSELFRVALAEASTVVSLNEEVELARRYLDIEQIRFGERLRIRWQLDESAGNARVPPLLLQPLVENAVRHGVEPNDAGGALEVRTKSRGAEVEILVSNSVGAASSVPGHGLALRNVRDRLRLMHDVAARFEVRQEPGRFTVRIVLPR from the coding sequence ATGGCAGGCAAGCACCACAACGACTGGCACGACAGCCGCAACTTCACCAGCATGCTGGGCCTGGCGCCCACGCCCGCCGAGGTGGAGGAACAGGTGGCGCCGCTGTTCGACGGCGAGCGCGTCTTCGACGTCTGCCATGTGGGCCTGGTGCTGCGCGCGGTGCTGGGCGTGCAGGCCCTCTTGGCCCTGGGCCTGGCGCTGGCGGCGCGCGAACCCCTGCAATGGCTGTGGTGGATGAGCAGCGGCACGGTGGTGACGCTTTCGGCCGTGCTGTTCTGGCTGCTGCTGGTGTGCGGCGCGCGCCGGCCGCTGGCGCGTCTGCGCGAGCCCTGGCAATGGGCCGTGCTGCTGGGCCTGGGGGCGCTGGGCGCCAGCCTGGGCTGGCAGCTGCTCAACCTTGCCAGCGACGAGCCCAGCGGCTGGTTCCGCCAGCTCAGCGTGGCGCTGGCCGGCGCCGCCATGGCGGCCATGCTGCTGTACTGGATGAAGCTGCGCGAGCGCTCGCAGCGACCCGCCGATGCCCTGGCCCAGCTGGTGGAGCTGCAATCGCGCATCCGCCCGCATTTCCTCTTCAACACCCTCAACACCGCGATGGCCCTGGTGCGCGTGGACCCGAACCGCGCCGAGGCGGTGCTGGAGGACCTGAGCGAGCTGTTCCGCGTGGCCCTGGCCGAGGCCAGCACGGTGGTCAGCCTCAACGAGGAGGTGGAGCTGGCGCGGCGCTATCTGGACATCGAGCAGATCCGCTTCGGCGAGCGCCTGCGCATCCGTTGGCAGCTCGACGAAAGCGCCGGCAATGCGCGCGTGCCGCCCTTGCTGCTGCAGCCCCTGGTGGAGAACGCGGTGCGCCATGGCGTCGAGCCCAACGACGCCGGCGGCGCGCTGGAGGTGCGCACCAAGAGCCGCGGCGCCGAGGTCGAGATCCTGGTGAGCAACAGCGTGGGCGCCGCCTCCAGCGTGCCCGGCCATGGCCTGGCGCTGCGCAATGTGCGCGACCGCCTGCGTCTGATGCATGATGTGGCCGCGCGCTTCGAGGTCCGCCAGGAGCCCGGCCGCTTCACCGTCCGAATCGTTCTGCCCCGCTGA
- the argH gene encoding argininosuccinate lyase gives MSADNQLDNKSQAWSALFSEPMSELVKRYTASVFFDQRLWKADIQGSLAHAEMLAAQGILNAEDHAAIQRGMAQITSEIEAGQFEWKLDLEDVHLNIEARLTTLIGIAGKRLHTGRSRNDQVATDVRLWLRDEIDAIGALLQALQLAMVEVTEQNAEVILPGFTHLQVAQPVAFGHHLLAYVEMFARDAERLADARRRVNRLPLGAAALAGTSYPLDRERVARTLGMEGVCQNSLDAVSDRDFAIEFSSAAALVMVHISRLSEELILWMSQSFGFIDLADRFCTGSSIMPQKKNPDVPELARGKTGRVVGHLMGLITLMKGQPLAYNKDNQEDKEPLFDTVDTLKDTLRIFAEMMGGLTVKPEAMERAALKGYATATDLADYLVKKGLAFRDAHEIVAHAVKTAIATGLDLSQLPLAELQKFDGRIEADVFEVLSLRGSLNARNILGGTAPAQVRAQVARHRARLAAAAAH, from the coding sequence ATGTCCGCCGACAACCAACTCGACAACAAGTCCCAAGCCTGGTCCGCGCTGTTCTCCGAACCGATGAGCGAGTTGGTGAAGCGCTACACCGCCAGCGTGTTCTTCGACCAGCGCCTCTGGAAGGCCGACATCCAGGGCAGCCTGGCGCATGCCGAGATGCTCGCCGCGCAAGGCATCCTGAACGCCGAGGACCACGCCGCCATCCAGCGCGGCATGGCGCAGATCACGAGCGAGATCGAGGCCGGCCAGTTCGAATGGAAGCTGGACCTGGAGGACGTGCACCTGAACATCGAGGCGCGCCTGACCACCCTGATCGGCATCGCCGGCAAGCGCCTGCACACCGGCCGCAGCCGCAACGACCAGGTGGCCACCGATGTGCGCCTGTGGCTGCGCGACGAGATCGATGCCATCGGCGCGCTGCTGCAAGCCCTGCAGCTGGCCATGGTGGAGGTGACGGAGCAGAACGCCGAGGTGATCCTGCCCGGCTTCACCCACCTGCAGGTGGCCCAGCCGGTGGCCTTTGGCCATCACCTGCTGGCCTATGTGGAGATGTTTGCGCGCGATGCCGAGCGCCTGGCCGATGCGCGCCGCCGCGTCAATCGCCTGCCGCTGGGCGCCGCGGCGCTAGCCGGCACCAGCTACCCGCTGGACCGCGAGCGTGTGGCCAGGACCCTGGGCATGGAGGGTGTCTGCCAGAACAGCCTGGACGCGGTGAGTGACCGCGACTTCGCGATCGAGTTCAGCAGCGCCGCCGCGCTGGTGATGGTGCACATCTCGCGCCTCAGCGAAGAGCTGATCCTGTGGATGAGCCAGAGCTTCGGTTTCATCGACCTGGCCGATCGCTTCTGCACCGGATCAAGCATCATGCCGCAGAAGAAGAACCCCGACGTGCCCGAGCTGGCGCGCGGCAAGACCGGCCGCGTGGTCGGCCATCTGATGGGCCTGATCACCCTGATGAAGGGCCAGCCGCTGGCCTACAACAAGGACAACCAGGAAGACAAGGAGCCGCTGTTCGACACCGTCGACACCTTGAAGGACACGCTGCGCATCTTTGCCGAGATGATGGGCGGCCTGACCGTCAAGCCCGAGGCGATGGAGCGCGCGGCCTTGAAGGGTTATGCCACCGCCACCGACCTGGCCGACTACCTGGTGAAGAAGGGCCTGGCCTTCCGCGATGCGCACGAGATCGTGGCCCATGCGGTGAAGACCGCCATCGCCACCGGCCTGGACCTGTCGCAGCTGCCGCTGGCCGAACTGCAGAAGTTCGATGGCCGCATCGAGGCCGATGTGTTCGAGGTGCTGTCGCTGCGCGGCTCGCTGAACGCACGCAACATCCTGGGCGGCACCGCGCCGGCCCAGGTGCGCGCCCAGGTGGCGCGCCATCGCGCCCGGCTGGCCGCCGCCGCGGCGCATTGA